A genomic region of Pseudovibrio sp. Tun.PSC04-5.I4 contains the following coding sequences:
- a CDS encoding phage tail protein I, whose product MADRRFPYTLIPPSINEPRTRALLDAFEAMAAEFDFATLMQRYAEETSTAALPLAVHDRSLDEFIGEDGLPDTLVRKLIDQAWDLHEKKGRDEGVKLAQSLLGIAADIEHWWQQEPEGPHDTYQITLRLGDLDDPPDEPLSLEVQKTALKAIAATKRYSQDTSTRWLSVVRAPVRFRGFVSDLHKNRIFPPIITELNNTMALGFGAAASTGEVMRIRPWRPEAIQSQGLAGAVAHLRPRYVSTTIYPRPA is encoded by the coding sequence ATGGCTGACCGGCGCTTTCCCTATACGCTTATTCCGCCCAGTATCAACGAGCCACGCACACGGGCTTTGCTGGATGCTTTTGAGGCCATGGCAGCTGAGTTTGATTTCGCCACGCTAATGCAGCGCTATGCCGAGGAAACCTCAACAGCGGCTTTACCGTTAGCGGTACATGACCGGTCGCTGGATGAGTTCATCGGAGAAGATGGCCTGCCGGATACGCTTGTGCGCAAGCTGATAGATCAGGCGTGGGATCTTCACGAGAAGAAAGGCCGCGATGAAGGTGTGAAACTGGCCCAGAGCCTGCTCGGCATTGCCGCCGATATTGAACACTGGTGGCAACAAGAGCCTGAAGGCCCGCATGATACCTACCAGATTACACTGCGCCTTGGTGATCTAGATGACCCGCCAGACGAGCCCTTGAGCCTTGAAGTGCAAAAAACCGCGTTGAAGGCTATTGCGGCTACCAAACGCTATTCGCAAGACACCTCAACCCGCTGGCTTTCAGTTGTCCGCGCTCCAGTTCGTTTCCGTGGGTTTGTTTCTGATCTGCACAAGAACCGCATCTTCCCGCCGATTATCACCGAGTTGAACAACACCATGGCTCTGGGATTTGGTGCGGCTGCATCCACCGGCGAAGTGATGCGGATACGCCCATGGCGGCCGGAAGCCATCCAAAGTCAAGGCTTAGCAGGAGCGGTAGCTCATCTGCGGCCCCGTTACGTTTCCACTACAATCTATCCGAGGCCTGCATGA
- a CDS encoding phage tail protein gives MTNPTYYTRLTDQGSAALNDAITGGGGIKISELALGDANGAAYDPDGSENALRNEMHRIAITSITQDVQNPAWLVIEAIVPPDVGGWWIREAGVFDEDGNMFAIAKYPETYKAQLSDGTASTLTIQIVLQITNSDAIQLVVNPLDGYATQGWVVSAYPWASGVEAKDASVEKKVIDPKRLHETLAEVAAPKVHNHQIEDVNGLTTALATKSGGEHTHAYGELEDKPTTMAELGLVDAYTKVEVDQRIANLVASAPGALNTLDELASALGDNPNFATEILNAVGSKLDASKISAFSLTVLALTTSSAWREKLGLGSAATKSTDYFAHAGNIAALSAAAGVGQGLGEGQAWYDVSSSRSRNVKYQNTSGRLMLVQILTSNCSVQWSKDGITWVTVSRPPSGHYVCVVVVVAHGHFYRNTEGYRHCSEFR, from the coding sequence ATGACCAATCCAACCTATTATACACGCCTAACAGACCAAGGCTCTGCTGCTCTCAATGATGCTATTACTGGTGGAGGCGGAATCAAAATAAGTGAGCTTGCACTTGGAGATGCCAATGGGGCTGCTTATGATCCAGACGGTTCTGAGAATGCCTTGCGAAATGAGATGCACCGCATTGCCATTACGTCGATAACACAGGACGTACAGAACCCGGCCTGGTTGGTCATTGAAGCGATAGTCCCGCCAGACGTGGGTGGGTGGTGGATCCGCGAGGCCGGGGTGTTTGATGAAGATGGCAATATGTTTGCTATCGCCAAATATCCCGAGACTTACAAAGCGCAGCTTTCCGATGGAACAGCCTCTACGCTGACCATTCAGATCGTTTTACAGATCACCAACTCTGATGCCATTCAGCTGGTCGTCAATCCACTGGACGGATACGCAACACAAGGCTGGGTGGTCTCTGCCTATCCGTGGGCCAGTGGAGTGGAGGCGAAAGACGCCAGTGTTGAAAAGAAGGTCATTGACCCGAAACGCCTGCATGAAACGCTTGCAGAAGTAGCGGCTCCCAAGGTGCACAATCATCAGATTGAGGATGTGAATGGGCTGACAACAGCACTGGCTACCAAGTCTGGCGGTGAGCATACTCACGCTTATGGCGAGCTGGAAGATAAGCCTACGACCATGGCCGAGTTGGGTCTTGTGGATGCTTACACCAAGGTGGAGGTAGATCAGCGCATTGCCAACCTTGTGGCATCTGCTCCGGGCGCACTTAATACACTGGATGAGCTGGCTTCAGCTCTGGGTGACAATCCCAACTTTGCGACTGAGATCCTCAATGCGGTTGGTAGCAAGCTGGATGCGTCCAAGATCAGCGCGTTTTCGCTAACGGTGTTGGCTCTGACCACGTCAAGTGCTTGGCGTGAAAAGCTGGGGCTGGGGTCTGCAGCTACCAAATCAACCGACTACTTTGCCCATGCGGGTAACATAGCGGCGCTATCTGCAGCTGCTGGGGTTGGTCAAGGGTTGGGCGAAGGACAAGCCTGGTACGACGTTTCTTCTTCGCGATCCCGAAATGTAAAATACCAAAACACCTCAGGGAGGCTGATGCTTGTACAAATATTAACGTCCAACTGTTCGGTTCAATGGTCCAAGGATGGGATCACTTGGGTGACTGTATCAAGACCCCCAAGTGGCCATTACGTCTGTGTAGTAGTGGTTGTAGCGCATGGGCATTTTTACAGAAATACGGAGGGGTATAGGCACTGCTCTGAATTCCGCTAA